A genomic segment from Gopherus evgoodei ecotype Sinaloan lineage chromosome 6, rGopEvg1_v1.p, whole genome shotgun sequence encodes:
- the LOC115653518 gene encoding interferon beta-like, with product MISRSLLQFCLLLLFSSEISCLDCNRLHVLQTRMNSESLERLEKMGGNFPFQCLNERTAFKPRDILKIRLSQQEDAKVAIQQILQELFHIFNNNLTQAAWDRTSIKQFQNGLHQQIEKLEQCLSGEMEKEITYPGNETLLLTSLKLKRYFQTIDNFLKEKQYSRCAWEIIRVEISRCFPILNMLTKRLENEACDASCNDVMKTAE from the exons ATGATCAGCAGGAGTTTGCTGCAATTTTGCCTCCTGCTGCTCTTCTCCAGTGAAATCTCATGTCTGGACTGTAACAGGCTTCATGTTCTACAAACCAGAATGAACAGTGAGAGTTTAGAGCGTCTGGAGAAAATGGGTGGAAACTTTCCCTTCCAGTGTTTAAATGAAAGGACAGCTTTCAAGCCCAGAGATATTCTCAAGATCCGACTGTCCCAGCAAGAGGATGCCAAGGTAGCCATCCAGCAGATCCTTCAAGAGCTCTTCCATATCTTTAACAACAACCTCACCCAAGCTGCCTGGGATAGGACTTCCATAAAGCAATTCCAAAATGGACTTCATCAGCAGATTGAGAAGCTGGAGCAGTGTTTGAGTGGTGAGATGGAAAAGGAGATAACCTACCCAGGAAATGAGACCCTCCTGCTCACTAGCCTGAAACTGAAGAGATACTTCCAGACAATAGACAATTTCCTGAAAGAAAAGCAATATAGCCGGTGTGCCTGGGAGATCATCCGTGTGGAAATATCCAGATGTTTTCCAATTCTCAATATGCTCACAAAAAGGCTTGAAAATGAAG CATGTGATGCTTCGTGTAATGATGTTATGAAAACAGCTGAATGA